Below is a genomic region from Myxococcus fulvus.
CGCCGCCGCCCCCGGCGAGCCCTCCGCCCCGCTCGGGCCCTCCCAAGGGAGTGCTCATCGGCGCGGGTGTGGTCGTCGTCGGCGCGCTGGTCGCCGGCGCGTTCCTGATGGGCCGCCGCACCGGTTCCACCGGCGGCGACGGCACGCCCCACACGCCCCTCATCACCGGCGCCGGCCCCAACGGCTCCGTGCCGCCTCCCGAGGTGGAGGGCCTGCCGGACCCGACCTCGGCCGACATGGAAGTGCCCGGCTCGAGCGCGCCCCAGGCCGTGTGGCTGGACGTGCACCACCCCGCGAAGGTGCGTGACGCCCTGGCGCGCAACGCGTGGCTGCGCTCGCAGCTCTCCCAGCCCCTGGGCCAGGGCTTCGTGGGCGGCTGGGCCGCGTTCTTCGGCTCCACCGGCGAGGACCTCAAGGCCGACTTCAAGGGCGCGGTGCTGGACCTGATGCTCGGCAAGCTCGGCGACACGCCATTCCGCGTGACGTGGTTCGCCGGTGACGCGCGCGCGAGCACGCCCGCCTTCATCGTCCCCGGCTCGCAGACCTCCGCCTTCTCCTCCTTCGACGTGCTGGACTCCGTGGCGAGCCGCGGCACGCTGACGGCGAAGACGTGTCCGGGCGGTACGCCCCCGCCGAAGGCGGACGGCGTGGAGCTCAAGCGGTGGCTGGTGGCGGAGCAGACGCTGTGGGCAGGCAAGGGCGTCGACCGGGTCGTCTTCGCGCGCCACCCGGTGGCGGTGCTCCAGGGCCTGTGCGCGGACCTTCCGAAGCTCAAGGCCAGCGACGGCGTGGACGTGGAGCTGGGCTTCCAGCCGCAGACCTTCGGCCGCGACGCGCACCTCTTCACGCACGTGCTGGGGCTGTCCCAGGACACGCGCCTGCAGTTCGGCGTGGAGGGCGACCGGCTGGTGGGCCGTGGCATCGCGGGAGAGCTGATGGAGGGCACCGCGCGCCTGGACTCGGCGCCCCTGTCCGACGACCTGCTGAAGCTGGTGCCCGAGGAGACGCCGGTGTTGATGGCGATGCAGCTGAAGCTGCCCGAGACGCTGACGGCCGAGTCGCTCAAGGCGTTCTGGGAGTCCGGCGGCGAGGGGCCCACGCGCACGCGCCAGGTGGCGGTGACGTGGACGCCGCGCGGAGACGCGTCGCTGCCGCAGGAGGTCGCGGTGCTGTGGGGCCGCGCGGAGGACGCGCCGGCGCTGGAGGCCATCTTCACCGGCGGCAGCCACACCGTGCAGCGGGCCACCCTGTGCAATCACGTGGTGCTCGCGTCGAGCGAGTCGGAGATGAACACGCTGCGCATGTCGTGCTCGGGCAACAAGCCCAGCATGCTCGCGGCGGCGGGGCCGGTGGTGGCGGGGCTGCGCGAGCCGACGTCATTGTCCTTCGGGGTGAACCTGGGACGGCTGTTCGGCGGGCTCACCATGGACGGGTACCTGTCCGAGTCCCGCGTGGGGCGTGGCGCGCCGATGCAGAAGGCGACGCCCCCTGAAATCGAAGCGGCGCGGCGCGACCTGGAGTCGCTGCCGTACCTGGGCCTGCGCGGCACCGTGCGCGGCGATTCGTTGGTTCCTGGAGGTTTCGGGTCATGAGGATGGTAGCTCGACTCGCGGTACTGGCGGCGGTGGCGCTGTCCGGCGTGGCGATGGCCAAGCCGCTCTACATCACCGTGCCGCGCGCGTATGGCAGCGGAGAGCCGGTGGCGGTGGACGTGGCCTTCGAGGACAAGGGGCCCGTGGAGCTGCGCGTGCTCAAGCCGGACAACCTGGACGCGTTCATCCGCGCCCAGGGAGATCTGCGGCGCGCGTACCAGACGCCGCCGACGATGAACAACCCGGGCCGCGCGCTCAGCCGCGGCGTCAACGCGGTGACGCTGCCGGGCCACTGGCTGCTCAACGCGCTCAACGTGGGCTTCCGCGACACGGTGAACGACGCGCTGCCCGAGGCGGCGGACGTGCCCGGCTCCAGTGAGCCGCTGGCCAAGGTGTCCGAGGGGCCGAAGAAGCTCGTCGGCGTGCCGCCGGGCTTCACCGTGACGCGCAGCCAGTGGCTCAACCTGGACCTGGGCGGCGCCGAGCGCGACTTCAACGTGCCGGGCTTCAGCTCGGGCGGGGGCTACGGCTTCCAGGAGCGCCGCGTGCTGCTGGCGCCGCTGCCCGCGGGCACCTACGTGCTCCAGCTGGTGCAGGGCCTCATCGAGGGCCAGGTGGTGCTGGTCGTCACGGACCTGACGGTGCAACTGAAGCAGACGGACAATGAAGTGCTGGTGCGCGTGGCGGGCAAGGACCAGAAGCCCGCGGTGGGCGCCCAGGTGCAGGTGTTCCTGTCCAAGGGCAAGGGCCCCACGGGCAAGACGGACGCGAAGGGCGAGGTGCGGCTGGAGGTGACGGAGCCGCGCATCATCGCCACGGCGTCGGCGGGCGGGGACACGGCCATCGTCGACACGGACTTCTACTCGACGCTGGCGGTGACGCCGGACGTGTTCATCTACAGCGACCGCCCCATCTACAAGCCGGGCCACGAGGTGAAGTTCCGCGGCGTGGTGCGCCAGCCGGACACGTTCCTGGCGCGGCTGTTCACGCCGAAGAAGCGCGAGGTGACGGTGAAGCTCATCTCGCAGGAGGGCCGGGCCCTCACCACGCGCGCGTCGGTGGACGAGTTCGGCGCGTTCAACGGCACGCTCAAGGTGCCGGACGATTTGGGCACGGGCGTGCTGCGCGTGTCGGCGGAGCTGGACGGGCAGCCGCACCAGGGCGAGGCGCGCGTGCAGGACTACGTGAAGCCGACGTTCTACCTGGAGGCGGAGCCGGAGTCGGAGACGGTGGTGCCCGGCCAGGCGCTGCGCGTGAAGGTGCGCGCGCGTCGGTACGCGGGCGGCGTGCCCGAGGGCGCGAAGTACGAGGTGTTCCTCTACCGCAGCCTGCTGGACGCGCCCGCGTGGGTGGATGACGCCGGCAAGGGCGGGCAGGGCAGCGACGTGACGTACGGCTCGGCGTCCAGCACCGAGGGCAAGCTGAGCGTGCCCGAGCGGCTGTACTCCTCCGTGGCGGAGCGCGGCGCGAGCGAGGACCCGTGGGCGAGCGCCACCACGTTCAGCGCGGAGGGCGAGGCGCAGATTGAAGTGGCGGTGCCGGAGCTGAAGCCCGGTGAGGACCGGCTGCCGTACCGGTACTCGCTGACGGTGCGCGCGCGGGATGACCAGGAGACGTTCGCCAACTCGACGACGTCGTTCTTCCTGTCGAAGGTGGAGGTGCTGGGCACCGCGCGCTACTCGGACGCGGTGGTGTCCAAGGGCGGCGAGGCGACGCTGTCGGTGCGCGCCACCACGCTGTCGGGCAAGGCGTACGGCGTCACGCAGGGCGAGGTGGAGTTCGTGCTCCGCCGCGCGGACGGCGCCGAGAAGAGCCTGGGCAAGCGCTCGTTCACCACGGCGGCGGACGGCACGCACCGCGAGAAGGTGCCCACGTCCGATGTCGGCGCGGTGCTCTCGCGCGTGACGGTGAAGGACAAGCGCGGTGAGACGTGGCAGGGCGAGGAGTCGCTCCTGGTCATCGGCTCGGCGGACGAGGCGGTGGCGCAGGTTCCCAACCTCACGCTGGCCTCGCTGTCGGGCACGCTGGAGCCGGGCGACACGGCGCGGCTGGTGGCGCTGATGCCGGACGGCTGGGGCGCGGGTGGACGCGACGAGGGCCCGGTGTGGGTGACGCTCGCGGGCGCCACGCTCTTCGACACGCAGGTGGTGGCGCTGAAGGGCCGCACGCTGGTGCACAGCTTCAACGTGGAGAAGCGCTTCGGCGGCGCGGTGTACGCGTCCGTGGCGTACCCGACGTCGACGGGCCGCTGGGAGGAGCGCACGGTGGCGTTCCGGGTGATTCCGCGCGAGCGCACGCTCACCGTGGAGCTCCAGCCGCGTCGGGCCGAGGCCACGCCGCTGACGGAGCAGACCATCGACCTGCGCGTCACCGACTACGAGGGCAAGGGCGTGGTGGCCCAGCTCTCCGTGGGCGTGGTGGACAAGGCCGTGTACGCCATCCAGTCCGAGTTCCGCCCGCGCGTGCTGGACTTCTTCTACCCGCCGGCGCGCAACAACGTGTCCAACTTCTACTCGGCGGAGTTCCAGGGCTACGGCTACGGCGAGGCGCTGGCGCGCAAGATGGCGGGCCTGCCCGACCACGCCTTCGCGTCCATCAAGCCTCCCAACCGTCAGGCGAAGGATTTGGAGAAGGACACGGCGCACTGGGACCCCACGGTGGTGACGGACCGCGATGGCCGCGCCACGGTGCGCTTCACGCTGCCGTCCAACCAGACGCTGTGGGTGGTGACGGCGGTGGCGGCGGACACGTCCGGCCGCTTCGGTGAGAGCACCTCCGAGTTCGCCACGCGCGGCGGGCTGAACCTGTACGCCGCGCTGCCGCAGTTCCTGCGCGAGGGGGATGAGGCGCTCGCCTCCATCCGCCTGTCCGCGGGGGAGAAGTCGCCGGCCAGCCAGCTGCTCGACGTGAAGCTCGCGTCGGCGGGCGCGCTGAAGGCGGACCAGTCCCAGCACAAGGTGGAGCTGGCCAAGGGTGGTGAGAAGGTGGTGCCGCTGACGCTGCGCGCCTCGGCGACGGGCGACGCGCAGCTGCTGGTGGACGTGTCGGGCGCCAAGGACCCGCTCAAGGACCGCAAGCTGTTCCAGGTGGAGCCGGCGGCGGTGCAGGACGTGGTGAAGGTGAGCGCCTGGGGTGGCGGCGCGCTGGAGGTGCCGGCGGCGAAGGAGGCGACGCTCGCGAGCGTGGAGCTGGTGCTCCAGCCGTCCATCGTCGACGCGGCGCTGTCCAACGTGCGCGAGCTGCTCACGTACCCGTACGGGTGCCTGGAGCAGCTGGTGTCCACGACGGTGCCCAACGTGGCGGTGTACCAGGTGCTGCAGCAGGCGGGCGCGGTGGCGAAGCTGGACACCGACACGCAGGCCTTGCTGGCGGAGGCGCGCAGCCGCTCGGTGCAGGGCACCGCGCGCATCCTCAACCTGTCGGTGAAGGGCGGCGGCTTCACGTGGTTCGGCGGTTACGAGACGCCGAGCCTGCCGCTCACGCTCATCGCGCTGGACGGCCTGGCGTACGCGGCGGAGGCGGGGCTGGTGGAGCGCACGGACCCGCGCCTGGTGGAGAGCGCGCGCTGGCTGGAGGCGCAGCAGGGCCTGTCGCCCGAGTACGACGCGACGCGCGCGTACGTGCTGGCGCGGCTGGACGGTCCGAAGCAGGCGGCGCGGGTGCGTGCGCTGGTGGAGTCCTCCGAGTCCGGGGAGCTCTACCCGCTGGCGCTGGCGGTGCTCGCGGCGGAGAAGGCGGGCATCATCAAGGAGCCGGCGCTGCAGGCGCGCATCAACGCGCTGGTGAAGCGCAGCTCCGAGGGCTTCACCACGCTGGCCGCGTACAAGCCGGGCCAGCAGCTGGAGCAGTCGGAGGCGTTCTTCCGCTTCCCGCTGCGCCGGGTGGGCCTGACGGCCATCGCCGCGCACGCGGCCTCGTTCGGCACGCTGGATGTCACCCGGGCGCGCCGTCGCATCCTGGAGATGCTGTCGGAGCCGGACCTGTCCACGTTCGACCGGAGCACGGCGCTGTTGCACTCGCTGTGGCTCTTGGAGCGTGACGCGAAGGCGTTCAAGGGCATGACGCCGCCGGAGGTGAAGGGCCTGAAGGGCGCGGTGAAGTTCTCGCCGCGCGGCATGGGCCTGGTCGCGACGCTGCCCGCGGGGACGCGGACGGTGGACGTGGGCGGCTTCGACGGCGTGGCGACGTTGCAGGCCACGACGCTCACGCCGCTCTCCGCGGTGCGCGAGCAGTCCGAGGGCATGTCGCTGCAGCGCGCCTACTACGTGCTGCGCGAGGGCGGGAAGGTGAAGCTGGGCGCGGGCGACACGGTGGCGCAGGGCGAGGAGGTCTACGTGGAGCTGACGATGGACGCTCGCGGCGGCAACAAGGTGCGCTCGGCGTACTACGTGGTGGAGGACGCGGTGCCCGCGGGCTTCGTGGCGCTCCAGGAGGACAAGGCGTTCCGTGGTCCTCCGCACTCGCTGCCGTTGGTGCCGGAGGCGCTCAAGCGCCGGGTGCTGAGCCCGGAGCGCGCGACGTTCTTCTTCGAGGAGCCGGCGTGGTGGAGCGACAGCCCGCGCACGGTGGGCTACGTGCTGCGCGCGCAGTTCCCCGGCACTTTCTCCGCGCCGCCCGCGCGCATCGAGGACATGTACGCCGCGAGCATCCGGGGCCGCACGGCCGCGGACTCGCTCAAGGTGGTCCCGTCGAAGAAGGGCACGGGAGACCTGTAGTCGATGGGGTGGGCCTCCATGGTGGCCGTGTTGCTGGCGGCCACCCCCACCTTCGTCACGCGAGGTGACGTGACGCCCGAGTCGGAGCTTCGCCGCGAGGCGGAGGCCGGCTGGGCGTCGCTGGAGGCGGTGTATTCCGCGGAGGCGGGTGGGGCGCCGACGAAGGCCCCGGCCTCCATCCTCCTCCAGCGCGGCGCGGCCCTGTCGTCCGAGCGCAACGCGCAGGGCCGGCCGGGGCTCGTCGAGCTGAGGCAGAACACGCCCGGCGTGCTGGATGAGCGGCTGCGCGTGGCGCTGCGGCACGAGCTGGCGCACCAGCTCCTGTGGTGGGCGTGTCCGCAGTCGAGCGAGGACCGGCTGTTCCACGAGGCCTTCGCGGTGGCGGTGAGCGGCGAGCTGCCGGCGTGGCGCGAGGGGGGCTATCAATCCCTCTCCCGCGCGGCCTCGGAGCTGGCGGCGTCGCCCGCGGTGGATTCGACGCGGGCGCGGCGGGCGCTGGCGCGGCTGCTCAGTGAGTCGGTGGGGTTCCCCAAGGCGCTGTCGCGTCGGCTGCGTCAGTGTCACGACGGCGCGCGGTGGGTGGTGCCGCTGTCCATCGACGAGCTGGCGGAGGTGGAGGTGCGCGCCGCGGGGCCGGCCACGGTGGTGGTGAGCCGGCACTCGGGTGAGGTGCTGTTGTCGGAGGGCGAGGTGCGGCGCGCGCTGCCGTATGGCTCGGTGCTCAAGCCCTTCGTGTACGCGGCGGGCGTGGGGCACCCGGTGCTGGCGCCGCGCGTGGACGTGCAGGAGTGGAGCTGCGGGCCCGGGCTGCCGGCGAAGGTGGACGCGCGCACGGCGCTCCTGCGCTCGTGCAACGGGTACTTCCTGGACTGGGAGGCGGCGGGCTCGGCGCCCAGGGCCTTGGGTGCGTGGGGCCCGGTGCTGTCGGCGCTGGGGATGACGGGGACACCCGCGGACATGGCGGACATGGTGGGGCTGCGCTCGACGCTGTCGCTGTCGCCGTGGGGACTGGCGCAGGCGTATCGGCTGCTGGCGGAGGCGCGGCCGGACGTGCTGGCGCTGCTCGCGGACAACGCGGACCGGGGGACACTGGCGGAGCTGCCCGCGTCGAAGGCGTTGTCAGGCGTGGCGACGAAGACGGGGACGGTGCGGGACGCGGCGAGCCGTCCGCAGTACGGCTGGATTGCCGCGGTGGACGGGGACCTGGTGGTGGTGGCGGTGCGGCCGGGGAAGATGCCCAGGCAGTTCGCGGAGGAGATTCCGGCGGCGCTGGCGCGCGCGCGCAAGCAGGCGGGCGTGGAGGCGGCGCGGGTGCAGGTGTTGGGGCTGGTGCCCGCGCGCGAGGTGGAGGCGCGGTGTCCGGGCGTGGGGTTCTCGGTGGACGGTGGGATGCCGAAGCCCTCTCTGATGGAGTGGACGCGGCTGGAGACGTTGACGACGAAGGGCGCGGCGGTGTGCCTGGGCGCGCCGTGGCGCGTGCGCTTCCCGAAGGGGCCGGAGGATGGGCGCGACTACGCGGGCGTGTTCACCTGGTCGCCCCCGCTAGCGTATCGGCCGCCCGAGGGGGTGCCCACGTCACCGAGCGCGATGAAGGCGCGGCGGGGCTCGGACTTCGTGTTCCGCACCACGCGGTTGCAGTACACGGCGGGCGTGGTGGCGGCGGAGGACGTGACGCTGAAGGGCGAGCCGCGCGTGGCGCTGGCGCGCGTGGTGGCGCACAACGAGCGGCACAGCCGACACCCGGGTCGCGCGGTCTGCGACACGACACACTGTCAGGCCTTCCGGGGCACGGTGCGCGTGCAGCGCGATGACGCGAAGGCGCTGGGGATGCCCGCGCTGAAGTGGAGGGAGTGGCTGCTCTTCTCGCAGGGCGGCGAGGAGCCGTGGAGACAGGAGCGTCCGCGCGGAGAGGTGGAGCGCCTGCTCGGGCGAGGGCTGGTGTCGCTGCGCTTCGAGGCGGGCCGGGTGAACTACCTGCTCACCGAGCGCGATGGGACGGCGACGTACGAGGACGGGCGCTCGCTGCCGTGTGAGCTGCTGCGCTCGGGGTTGAAGCTGCCGTCGTGTCCGCGCACGGCCTCGTTCAACGGGAGCGTGCTGGTGTTCGAGGGACGCGGACGTGGACACGGCGAGGGGCTGGACGTGGAGGCGGCGAAGGCGAGCGGCCTGCGCAGCGATGCGATTCTCGAGGCCGCGTACGGGAAGAAACGCCCGGAGCCTCGCGACGTGGATGGGGAGTAGGGAGCCCGACGGATGGCCGAGGTGAAGCGACTGGACGCGATGGGGCGTGAGGTGTCCTTCGAAGAGCTCGCGGAGCGCTTCAAGGGTCATGAGCTGTTGCCCTGGTTGATGGACAACCGCACGCTGGTGAGCAAGGAGCCCCAGCCCCGGCTCATCTGGTGACGGGCGGCTCCGGGCTCGAAACATCCGCTACATGAGCAGCGCGCGCGTGGCGGTGGACGGAGACCTGGTGGCGTCGGGAGTCATCGTCGGCACCGGAGGGGACTCCGAGGCGAACCTGGGCACCCGCGGGACGCTGACCGCGCTGGCGGTGCTGTTGAATGCGCACACGTCCATCTGGGCGAACGGGGGAGGACCGGACTCCATCCAGGAGGCCTTCCGCACGCTCATCGTGGGCGGCAGGGCCTGGCAGGAGTTCAAGCAGGACGTGGATGTGGACGACCTGGACATCCACGAGGCGACCTTCGTCCCCGAGGTCCTCGACGACGGCATCCTGGACGTCGACAAGGCGATGGAGCGTGCCCGCGCGGGCCTCGGTCCGTTCCTCCCCGAGGTCGAGCGCGCGCTGAAGGCGAAGCGCGGCCTCTGACGAGGATGCGGAGTGGGTCTCCCTGTGGGAGGCTCCACGCATGGCGGATGCGGAGACGTTGGACAGGCTGGGGCGCGAGGTCTCGTTCGAGGAGCTCGCGGAGCGCTTCAAGGGCCACGACATGCGGGACTGGCTGCTGGAGAATCGCACGCTGGTGAGCGAGGAGCCCAAGCCTCGGCTCATCGAGGGAAGCCTTCAGGTGGACCACGACCTGGAGACGGGAGATGGGCCCTGGGTGCTGGTCATCGACGGTGACCTGGTGACGACGGGCGACCTCGTCTGCACGACGGACGACTACGCGGTCAGCACGCTGTTCATCACGGGCCAGCTCCGCGCCCGCAACATCCGCTTCCAGAGCAGCGCGCGCGTGTCGGTGGACGGTGACGTCGTGGTGTCCGGAGTCATCGTCGGCACGGGCGGTGACTCGGAGGCGAGCCTGGGCACGAGCAGCACGCTCACCGCGAGGGCCGTGGTGCTCGATTCGAACACGGCCATCTGGGCCAAGGCCGGCCAGCCCCGCTCGGTGCCCGAGGCCTACCGCACGCTCATCGTGGGCGGCAAAGGCTGGCAGTCATTCATCCCGGACGTCGACGTCGGCGACCCGTCGCATCACCAGCAGACCTTCGTCCCCGAGGTCATCCGGGGCGGGGTCCTGGATGCGTACAAGACCTGGTCTCACGTGCGGACGGGCGGAGGTCCGCTCCTCCCCGAGGTCGAACAGGCGCTGAGGCAGAAGAAGGGCCTCTGACCTCAGGCGGCGGACTGGAGGTCCCGCGTCTTCGGGAACACGAGCGTCGCGCGGGTGCCCTTCTCGGCGGCGTGCTGGAACGACAGCGTGCCGCCGTGCGCCTCGACGATGCGGCGCACCAGCGTGAGCCCCAATCCGACGCCTCCCGTCTCCCTCGCGCGGCTGCGGTCCGTGCGGAAGAAGGGCGTGGTGAGCTGCGGCAGGTCCGTGGTGCTCACGCCGATGCCCCGGTCCTCGACCTCTACTCGCACCGAGTCTCCATCAACGGAGGCCCGCAGCGTCACGGCGCTCCCCGGCTCCGAGTACTTGCGCGCGTTGTCGAGCAGGTTGTGGATGGCGCGTCGCACCAGCACTGGGTCCACCTCCAGCGAGGGCAACGTCTCGGGCAGCTCCAGTGAGAGCGGGCACTCGGGCGCGGTGCGCTGGAAGCGCTCGGCGGTGTCCCGCAGGAAGTCCGGCAGGGACACGCTCACCCGCTGGATGCGCGGCCCGGGTTGTCCCGCCTGGTTCGTCTCCAAATCCAGCCGCGCCATCTGCATCACCCCGTCGACCAGTTGCTGGAGCTCACCGATGTCCCGACGCAGCTCCGGCAGTCGGGTCGCCAGCTCCTCGGGCTGACCGTCCTCGACCAGGTCCAGCGTCACGCCCAGGCGCGCCAGCGGCGTGCGCAGCTCGTGTGACACGTTGGCCATCAGCTCCTTCTGCCCTCGGATGAGCGCCTCCATCCGCGCGGCCATCTCGTCGAAGGCGCGGCCCAGCATCGCCACCTCGTTGCGCCCCTTCAGGTTCGCGCGCGCGGACAGTCGCCCCTGGCCGAACTCGTCCACCACCTTCGTCAGCCGCTCCAGCGGAGAGGCGATGGCGCGCGCGAGCGGGATGGACAAGAGCGCGAGCACCAGCAGGACGATGGTGATGACGAGCCCCAGGAACATGTAGCTGCGGTTGGTCCGGGAGGCCTCGCGGAGCATGTAGCCATCCATCGTCGAGCCGCGCCACGTGAACGTCACCCAGAAGTGGGTCCCCTCGCGATTGACCCAGCTGTATCCCAGCCGGATGCCCTGCCACTCGGTCTCATCGAGCATTCGCGGAGGAGGATTCGCCGTGCTCCGCCGCAGTCGCCCCTGGGCGTCGAACAGGGTGACGTGGTGTCCGTGCTCCGCGACGATGGACTGCATCAGCGGCTGGAGCTCGGGAGGGTCCGTCGGCGCGAGCTTCACCACCTGCTCGAGCTTGCGGTCCAGGTCCGGGATGCGTCCTCCGCCCTGGGCCTCGATGGCTTCGGCGACGATGCCCAGGGCGACGACGGAGCTGCCCAGCATCAGCAGGCCGTACAGGTAGATGCGCCAGAACATCCGGCGCGGGCGCAGGTGCTCGGAGAGCTTCATGGCTCCTCACCCTGTTCCAGCACGTACCCCACGCCGCGCACCGTCTTGAGCATGCGCGGGTTGCGCGCGTCGTCCCCCAGCTTCTGGCGCAGCCTGGACACGTGCACGTCGATGGCCCGGTCCACGGGGCCGTCCGGGTCGCCGCCCTTCGCCAGCTCCAGCAGCTGCTCCCGGGACAGCACGCGTCCCGCCCGCTCGGCGAGCCCCAAGAGCAGCGTGAACTCGTGCCGCGTGAGCGACAGTGGCTGTCCGTTCAGCGAGGCCCGCATGGCGCTCCGGCTCAGCGAGAGGCCGCCCACGCGGACCACGTCGCGCGTGGGGCCCAGGTGTCCCCGGCTGCGGCGCACCAGGGCCTGGATGCGCGCGAGCAGCTCCCGCGAGGAGAAGGGCTTGGGCAGGTAGTCATCCGCGCCAAGCTCCAGCCCCATCACCCGGTCCGCCTCTTCCCCGCGCGCGGTGAGCATCAGGATGGGCACCGCCGAGCGCTCGCGCAGCTCCCGGCACACGGTGAGCCCGTCCTTCCGGGGCAGCATGATGTCGATGAGGATGGCGTCGAACGCGCGGCGCGAGGCCTCCACCAGCCCCTGCTCCCCGTCCCGGGCGAGGCAGGTCTTCACGCCCTGGCGCTCCAGGTACTCGGCGGTGAGCCGCGCCAGGTGCGCGTCGTCCTCGATGAGGAGCACTTCGATGGCGGAGGCGGGTGACGAGGCCATGGGTCGAAGTCTAGTCCCGCTCGGCGCCCGAGCCCGAGGTCAGCAGCTGCTCCACCCACGCCCGGGGATGCAGCCGGCGCAGCTGCCACACGCTCCCATCCATCAGCCACCGTCCCCACTGCGCCGGGCCCGAGGGCCGTCGCCACAGGTCGACCAGCGATTGACGATGCACGGACAGGTCCGTCATCGGGGTGAAGGACAGCGCTTCGTTCCGGGCCGGGGCGAGAGGGCGCTCCCATAGCGCGGCATAGGTCGATGTCGCCACCAGCAGGCAGGCGGCGAGGACCTGGAACACGGCGCGGGACACATCGGTACGGCAGGTCTGACACAGGGACATCGGGCACCCCCCAGGAACCTCGGGATGGTGGGTACTCAAGACGCCCGATGTCGCGTGGGTATGTGGCGAATGTAAACGATTGTAACGATGGGATTGGCACGTCGGAGCGAAGTGCACGCGGACGGCGCCGAAGGACGCGAGCGGCCACTGCCCCTCGGAGCCGCCGACCTGCCCACGCAGTCCGAGAGGTAGGGCTGGGTTCGGGGACAGAGTATGCCGGGGTTGGCGTACTGGCTGCGGTCCGCGTACAGGGACGTGTCGTCGCGGCCCCACGGCAGGTGCACGGCGGTCAGGCTCGACACCTCAGTGTGTACGTCATGTACTCGCTGTACCACCCATCGGGCGAGGACCATCGCGGAGGCCAGGCCTCTTCCGTTGCGCCCTCCTGGCGTGCCAGGTGGAACCTCAAATGCGCGTCGATGGTGGACGCGAAGCAACCCTTCAAGCGCACTTCCAGCAGGAGCGAGAGGTCTTCTTCCTGACCTCGACGGGAGAGCGCGACGAGGGCCCAATTGGCCTCCCGATGCCTGCGCGAACTGGCCTTGCGCGCGGCGTCCGGTTGGCACTCGTCAGCGATGAGCTCCAGGAACAGGGGGCGGCTGTCCTCGATATCCAACTGCCCGAGCCACTGGACGGCTTCAATCCGAACCGATGAATCCCGTTCCTCGACAGCGAGTCGTCGAAGCGGTTCCAACCATTCCCGATGGCCGTGCTGAACCAGTCCGGCGAGTGCTTGGACACGGACCTTGGGGCTCTCCGCATGCGCCAGGGAGTGGAGTCGATCGACCCACCCCGCTCCCGCCTCCCCCAAGGTGAGCAACGCGGAGAGCGCCGGAACCTGGACGCCCGCATCCGTATCCTTGAGCGCCGCGAGGAGCAGGGGGCGGTCCTCGGGCATGGGCGCTTGGGACACGACTTGTTCGAGCACATCCCGGATGAGCTCTTCATTGCCCGGGTAGCGTCTGGCGACGAGTGCCCACCGCGTGGCCACGTCCGGGGCGTGCTCCCGAAGTTGGCGGTACAAGTCGCAGCGCACCGTCGACGCAGTCCCGACATCGCACAGACGTCGATACAGTACGCGCCGCCGCGCGACGTCCCAGCTCCCCATCAGCTCCAGGTCGCGCGGGAAGAAGGGGGCACCTTTCACGAGCCATTGCGGCACGGTGTCCGCGACATGTTCCTCCTGGATTCTCCGGTCCAGCCGACGCAGCAGCTCCTCCTCGCCCCAATACGCCAGGAGCGCATCGAGTGGGAGCATGAGCTTCCTCGCGGCATACGCACGGAA
It encodes:
- a CDS encoding HEAT repeat domain-containing protein → MSLQPRLVWSSRESIRAQLVALLKQLPREESDTRRRIVSLLDIFGSAEDLPLLRELFCDPRESGEVYLTALHAAAVLGLRLSSREFVQLHEGEGLEEGFAVHLEDLLDHARLESFDDVMREALLRLTSSERTRLLRFCSHVPQPPELTEWLFTQWYQVDRHSPDDSDGEDRCDVQVALAYRARPEALQLLAEWSGAMDDQQLHQLLLALARCGREEVGRLAESSSVFRAYAARKLMLPLDALLAYWGEEELLRRLDRRIQEEHVADTVPQWLVKGAPFFPRDLELMGSWDVARRRVLYRRLCDVGTASTVRCDLYRQLREHAPDVATRWALVARRYPGNEELIRDVLEQVVSQAPMPEDRPLLLAALKDTDAGVQVPALSALLTLGEAGAGWVDRLHSLAHAESPKVRVQALAGLVQHGHREWLEPLRRLAVEERDSSVRIEAVQWLGQLDIEDSRPLFLELIADECQPDAARKASSRRHREANWALVALSRRGQEEDLSLLLEVRLKGCFASTIDAHLRFHLARQEGATEEAWPPRWSSPDGWYSEYMTYTLRCRA